A stretch of DNA from Thermoplasmata archaeon:
TCTGGATCACGCAACCCGTGTTCGTGATATCGAACGGGTACACGACGTCATCGTGGCTGGAGCCCTTGTACTTCTCGATCGAGATGAACCGCTTGATCCCCGTGTCGTCGCGGAACTTGTGCAGCCGGATCTCGCCGCGCGCCAGGAAGGCCTCCGGAGGAACCTCGCCCTCCTCGGGGAGCTCGAGGGTCAAGAGCGACGTGACCTTGGACTCCGCCAGGAAGCGCATGAACGATTGCGTCGTGAGCGTCTCCTCGAACTCGCGCATGCAGAAGTACTTCAGCGCGGTGATCGAATCGATCACGACGCGCTGGTATTGCCGCTTCAGGAAGAGGTTCTTGAGGAGCTGCTGCAGGGAGTGGACGGTGACCTCGCGGCTCTCGAAGTCGGGGGTCTTCCGGATGCGGTCGTCCAGGTCGCGCAGGCGGATGGGCTCCTCCTCCGTGGAGATCTCGAGGATGGGGGTGGGCTCGAACCTTCGGATGTCCGAGTTCGCATCCAGGACCTCGAGGTCGTCCAGGTTCCAGCGGAACGGCCGCATGTTGAGCTTGAGCTCGTTCGGCGGCTCCTCGAGGGCCACGAAGAGGCAGCGTTCCCCGCCCTCGAGCCCTTCCCGGAGGAACTGCACGCTCATGATCGTCTTGCCCGCGCCGGGCGGACCCGAGAGGATGTAGGGACGTCCCGGGACGAGGCCGCCATGGAGCATCTTGTCCATGCCCGGCACCCCGGTACGGATCTTGGGCACGGCGCTCATGGGGTCACCCGCTTCGGCGGCGGAGGCACCGGCGTCGCGGGCGGCGGCGGGACGATGCCCAGGCGCTGCTCGAGCTCCGAGTTGCAGGCCAACGCCTGCTTCATCGCCTTCTGGTAGTTCTTGCGCTGGAAGTGGAGCATGGCGCGGGAGAGGGACACCTCAACGTCCCGCACGGGGATCTGCCGGCGCTGGGCCTCCTCGACCTTGCGGAGCGCGGCCTCGAAGACGTTCGAGATGTCGTCGATGATCCGCATCTCCAGGAGGGTTTCGCTGCCGTGGGTGCCCACGCCGTTTGTCATCGCGACCTGCTGGTCCGCATAGACCACAAGCCCGTCGCCCGTGATGGCGAGGGGTCGGACGTGGTCATCGAAGCGGCTGCCGCGGAACTTCTCGATGGAGATGGCGCGCCGCACGGTCGTGCTGTCCACCCACTTGTGGAGACGGATCTCGCCGCGCCCGAGGAAGAACTCCGTCTCGATGGCCTTTCGGTCGAGGTGCTCGGACACGATGAGCGTGGTCGCCTCGAGCTCGGAGAGAAACCGCATGAAGGATTGGATGAGGATGCGGCTGTCTTCGCCCTCCATGGAGAACATCTTGAGCGCGGTCATGGAGTCGACGACGATCCGCTTGTACCGCTCCTTGGTTCTCTCCAAGCGTCCGAAGAACTCCTGCTTGATCATCTTCTGGACACTGTGGACCGTGACCTCGAGCGCACGGATCTGGGACGATTGACGGATGTCTTGGACGTCCTCCATGTCCCGCACATCGAGCGCCGTGCCCACGTCGATCACGGACCGCTGGCGCTTGTGCGCGCGCACGTCCGGCGTGGCGTCCAAGATCTTGAGCCGATCGAGGTTCCAGCCGAACATGGTCATGTTGGACTTGACCTCGATGGGCGGTTCGTCCAGGGTGACGAGGAGGCAGGGCTCGTTGCGCTTGAGACCGTCGAGGAGGAACTCGGTGGCCAGGATCGTCTTGCCGCTGCCCGTGGGTCCGGAGATGATGTACGGACGGGTCGGCAGCAAGCCGCCGGTCAGCATCGCGTCGAGGCCTTCGACGCCCGTCTTGACACGTTCCATGGACTTCGGCCTGGAGACATTTCGCCCGACGAGGGGTGCTCCCATAAACGTTCCGATGTGAGAATCAAGGATAGCGATGGTGGGCGAGGCCCACGGAGACCGGCTCGGGCTCCGAAAGGGGGCATAGCGGGGGATGGAATCTCAGGGACCGAGGCGGGTCCTCGGTGCCGTTTGAACCATCGATCTCCGGGTGTCTCACCGGGGACCCGGGAGTCCCGGGGTATGAGCCCGACGGGATATCCTGGCTACCCCACCCCGCTATCGCGGCTCGAGAGGATTGGCCCCTCGCGCTTAAACCTTACGCGGGCGGCCGTCAGAAGAACTTGCGGAATCGGAGGAGGTCATCGAGGCTGCCCTTGAACTTCAGCTTCCCCGTCGCGTAGGCCTTGAAGGGGCCGATTTCGCGGAGCAGGAGACCGCGGAGCGTTTCCTCGTCCGTCAGCAGGGCGATGTCCGCGCGGTCGACGCCTCCGTCCAGGATGCCCGCCACATGCCGGTCCTTCAGGGTGAAGTGCCACTTCGCCCCGTTGGACAGCTCGATGAGCACGGTCTTCTGGAGGTCCCCGACCTCCGCGCTCAACGCGGGGTCCGCGTCCACCTTCGCGTTGAACTTCGCGACCAGGTTCTCGAGCAGCTCCTTCATGCCTTGCCCCGCCCAAATTCCTCCAGCTTCCGGTTCTTCGCCTCCGCGAGGAGGCGGCGCGTGGTGTCCCACGTCAACCGAGTGTAGGGCGGCGGAGACCCCTTCGCCCTAATCCACCTTTCCAGGAATGCGATCGTCAGAGGGTCCGACGGGTAGCCGGAACCCACGGGCTCCCCGATCTCCGCCTCGATCTTGCGCATCTCCGCGTCCCTGCGGACCTTGGCAACGATGGAGGCCGCGCTCACGACGGGGAAGAGATCGTCCGCCTCGTGCTGGGAGACAACTTCGACCTCGAAAGGGAGCTGCTTCAGGATGGACCGCTTGAACTCGATCTCGTCCACGTCGACCGCGTCGACGTAGGCGGTCTCCGGGTGGAGTTTCTCGATCACCGAGGCGAAGAGATGGGCCTCGAAATCGTTGAGGGACATCTGCGCGCGCATCACGTCGATGTCCGAGGCAGGCACCACGACGACCTCGGACTTCGCGACCTTCTCGATCTCCGGCGCGAGGAGCTCGCGCCGTTCCGGGGAGAGCTTCTTCGAATCCCGCACGTTCAGATGACGGAGGGGTACGTCCGATTCGACCAGCACGCCGGCCACGACCAAGGGACCCAGCACGGGGCCTCGGCCTGCCTCATCCACCCCGCAGATCACGGATCACGCCTCGAAAAGCTCCCGCGCGGTCTCCTGGGCGCGTTCGAGGACCGCATCTTCGTCGACGGTCCGCACAACTCCCCCGGCCATGAGAACTTGGCCGTCGACGATCGTCGTCTGGACATCGCTGCCTCGGCTCGAGTAGACGAGATGGCTGATGACGTTTGCCGGATAAAAAGGCGTGGTGTGGGGACGCCGCAGATTCACCACGGCGAGGTCGGCGCGCTTCCCCACCTCGATCGAGCCGAGACGCTCGCTGACGTGGAGGGCCTCCGCGGCGTCGATGGTGACCATGTCGAGCGCGGTCTGAGCAGGGAGAACGCGCGCGTCCCAGCGCGTCGCCTTGTGGAGCAGGGAGGCCGTCTTCATCTCGGCGAAGAGGTCCGCGGAGTTGTTGGACAGGGGCGAGTCGGTCCCGAGGCCCACGCTCACGCCCTGGGCGAACATCTCGGGAACGGGCGCCACGCCGCCCGAGGCGAGCTTCATGTTCGAGACGGGGCAGTGGGCGACGCTCACGCCGTGGCGAGCGAGGATGCGCACCTCGTTGAGGGTGAGCCACACGGCGTGCGCGACGTTCAGCCGCGGATCGAGAAGGCCGATCCTCTCGAGCCACTCCGCGGGACGCATCCCGGTCTTCGCGACGTGGTCGTAGACCTCCTTCCGAGTTTCGGAGAGATGCGCGTGGAGGCGCACGTCGCGGTGGGTGGCGACCTCGCGGGCGCGGAGAAACGTTTCCTCGGACGCGACGTAGACGCCTTGGACGCCTACGGAGGGCGTGACGAGCGGGTCGCCGAGGTGCTTCGCGACGAACGCGTCCGCGTTCTTCACCGGGTCGCCGTGCTGGGTCGTGTACGCCGAGTCGAGCGTCACCCACGACAGGAAACCGCGCATCCCGGACTCCCGCACGGCCCGGGCGACCTCGTCCTCCCAGTAGAAGAGGTCCTGGAAGCTCGTGGTCCCCGACCGGATCATCTCGAGGCAGGCGAGGAGGGCGCCAATCTGCACGTCCCGCCGGGTGAGCTTCGCGTCGATTGCGAAAGATTTCGTCAGCAACTCCTCGAGCGGCATGTCGTCCGCGATGCCTCGGAGGAGCGTGTTGGCCGCGTGCTGGTGGAGGTTGATGAGGCCGGGGAGGACAGCGCAGCCCGAGCAGTCCAGGACTTCGTCCGCGCGGTCCTGCGTCTCGCCGATCGCCGCAATCCGACCTCCGTCCACGAAGACGTTTCCGCGCACGATGCGGCGTCCGGAATCCTGCGTGACGACGAGGCCGTTCTTCAGGAGGAGGGACATCGGTCCGCGGCCGATGGGGGGAAGGCTAGAAAGGTTTTGTGGGGCGCCCACCACACTCTACGGTCTAGTGGTGAAGGTGGTATGCTGGCGCTGTCGCGTCCGGGCTTCGAGTTGCGTCGCGAACCCCCCTCGTACCGAGCTCCCCCGCCGGACACGCCTTCACGGAATCCACGAGCTCGCTCGGTAGCTCCGTTTGGATGTAGTGACAGGCCGCCACAACACGAGGGGGACGAATGACCGCCTATCCGCCCGATCGTTCCTGGGTCGCGTGCGGCTCACTTTCGGGCCGTGAACACGAGCCACTTCGCCTGCGGCATACGCCTCGGGCGGATCATCCAATCCGGGTAGCAGGCGGGGTCACGGAAACCGGCATCCTCCAACATGCGGATGATGTCCGAATACGTAAAGAAGCGGAGGCGTTCCCGGTCCCGGAATTCGTGGCGGCCATCCGGCGCCTCGATCTCGATGCTCTCGGATAGCCATCCCCAGCCGCGCATGGGGTCGATGTCTTGGAACTGACTCATCTCCGTCATCCGGATGCCCGGGGCTCGCGATTTCACGACCTGGCGTTGGCGCTGGATCAGGCGTCCCAGGCTGCGGGGTCCCGACGAGAAGGGGTTGAACACGTTGCACACGAAGAGCCCGCCGCGTCGGAGAGAGTTGTGGGCTTGGCGGAGGCATTTCGCCACATCGTCATCGCTCGGCAGGAGAAAGAGGATGTAGAGGGCCAAGACCGCATCGAATTCAGATGTGTAGGGGAGTCTCGTCGCGTCTCCCTGAGAAAGAGGCAACGAGAGCCCGGAGCGCTTGGCCCGAGCTCGGGCCATGGCCACGCGATCGGGCGTGAGGTCTTGGCCCACGCATTCGTATCCCCTTCGCGCAAGGCCGACCACGTGACGCCCGCCTCCACAGGCGACATCGAGGACACGCCGTACCGAGCGAGTCGCCTGGTCCTTGAACACGCGTTCGAGGAACTCAAGTTCCTTCTCGGTTGCGGGGTCGCGGTTCTTGCGTTGCGCGAGGAGGTCGTAGTAGAACGCGCGATTCGCATAGTAGGATCGGGACGACTTCAAGACGGTTTCCCGGTCCACGAGCCCAGACACCATGCACCCAGGATTCGTACCTGGGTTCTTATGCGATGCGGCTGTGCGCTCGAGGAAGATAGGGGCCGAGGGCGACTCGACCCTAGCGATGGGCGGGCGTACGCAAAGCGCTGCGGGAGTATCCGCAAGGTTTTGTGGACCTGACCGCATGTGGGACGCAGTGAGCATCCGATTCGAGGAGGCGCTGGCCGCGACCGTCGCGAGCATCCCCCACGGCAAGGTCGCGACTTGCGGGGTCGTCGCGCGAACCCTCGGCGACGTCCGCGCGGCCCGTGCGGTCGCGGAGTGGCTCGCGGAACGCCCGTACCTCGACCCGGGAGGGCAGGTCGTGCGCGCCGACGGTCGGCCCGTCCTTTCCCGGGCGGGTGCACCTCTCCCTGCGAGGTCGAGGGAGTCCCCCCCACGTCCCGCGGACCGCGGTGCCTTCGTAGACCGCCTCGATGGACCCTCCCTCCTATCGGACCTCCGAAATGAACAGGTTCGTCTGGCGGCCCAGGTGCGAGAGCGGGATGGCCCCTTGAGCGTACGCACGTTGGGCGGCGTGGACGTGGCCTACATGGGCCAGAAGGGGATCGCGGCCGCCGCATTGCTGGACGCGACCACCCTGGAGGTTCTCGAGACCGCGGTGCGTACGGTCGACGTGGACTTTCCGTACATCCCCTCGTACCTGGCCTTCCGAGAGTTCCCCGCCGTTCGGGAGGCCGTCCGCGGCCTCTCGCGGACGCCTGACCTGCTCTTCGTCGACGGGCACGGCCGTCTCCATCCGGCCCTCTTCGGGTTCGCGTGCTTCGCGGGCGTGTCCCTGGACCTTCCCACGATAGGGGTTGCGAAGCATCCGCTCGCCGGAACGCCGCGGCCCACGCAGAGCACGGAGGACGGCGCCATCCCCATCGAGCTCCAAGGTGAAGTGCGAGGATACGCGTGGCGACCCCCGCGGGCTTCCCGCGCGTTCTACGTCTCCGTGGGCCATCGGCTCTCCCTGGAGAACGCTCTCGCGTGGGCGCGAGCGAGCACGCGGGACCATTACCCTGAACCGCTCCGAGTCGCCGACCGGCTGTCCAAGGAGGCCAAAGGAAGCCGCCCGGGAAGATAAATTGACCTGTTATTATATAATCAATCATATT
This window harbors:
- a CDS encoding ATPase domain-containing protein; this translates as MSAVPKIRTGVPGMDKMLHGGLVPGRPYILSGPPGAGKTIMSVQFLREGLEGGERCLFVALEEPPNELKLNMRPFRWNLDDLEVLDANSDIRRFEPTPILEISTEEEPIRLRDLDDRIRKTPDFESREVTVHSLQQLLKNLFLKRQYQRVVIDSITALKYFCMREFEETLTTQSFMRFLAESKVTSLLTLELPEEGEVPPEAFLARGEIRLHKFRDDTGIKRFISIEKYKGSSHDDVVYPFDITNTGCVIQSGASKGVAASL
- a CDS encoding ATPase domain-containing protein codes for the protein MERVKTGVEGLDAMLTGGLLPTRPYIISGPTGSGKTILATEFLLDGLKRNEPCLLVTLDEPPIEVKSNMTMFGWNLDRLKILDATPDVRAHKRQRSVIDVGTALDVRDMEDVQDIRQSSQIRALEVTVHSVQKMIKQEFFGRLERTKERYKRIVVDSMTALKMFSMEGEDSRILIQSFMRFLSELEATTLIVSEHLDRKAIETEFFLGRGEIRLHKWVDSTTVRRAISIEKFRGSRFDDHVRPLAITGDGLVVYADQQVAMTNGVGTHGSETLLEMRIIDDISNVFEAALRKVEEAQRRQIPVRDVEVSLSRAMLHFQRKNYQKAMKQALACNSELEQRLGIVPPPPATPVPPPPKRVTP
- a CDS encoding SCP2 sterol-binding domain-containing protein, translated to MKELLENLVAKFNAKVDADPALSAEVGDLQKTVLIELSNGAKWHFTLKDRHVAGILDGGVDRADIALLTDEETLRGLLLREIGPFKAYATGKLKFKGSLDDLLRFRKFF
- the rnhB gene encoding ribonuclease HII — protein: MICGVDEAGRGPVLGPLVVAGVLVESDVPLRHLNVRDSKKLSPERRELLAPEIEKVAKSEVVVVPASDIDVMRAQMSLNDFEAHLFASVIEKLHPETAYVDAVDVDEIEFKRSILKQLPFEVEVVSQHEADDLFPVVSAASIVAKVRRDAEMRKIEAEIGEPVGSGYPSDPLTIAFLERWIRAKGSPPPYTRLTWDTTRRLLAEAKNRKLEEFGRGKA
- a CDS encoding amidohydrolase family protein, which encodes MSLLLKNGLVVTQDSGRRIVRGNVFVDGGRIAAIGETQDRADEVLDCSGCAVLPGLINLHQHAANTLLRGIADDMPLEELLTKSFAIDAKLTRRDVQIGALLACLEMIRSGTTSFQDLFYWEDEVARAVRESGMRGFLSWVTLDSAYTTQHGDPVKNADAFVAKHLGDPLVTPSVGVQGVYVASEETFLRAREVATHRDVRLHAHLSETRKEVYDHVAKTGMRPAEWLERIGLLDPRLNVAHAVWLTLNEVRILARHGVSVAHCPVSNMKLASGGVAPVPEMFAQGVSVGLGTDSPLSNNSADLFAEMKTASLLHKATRWDARVLPAQTALDMVTIDAAEALHVSERLGSIEVGKRADLAVVNLRRPHTTPFYPANVISHLVYSSRGSDVQTTIVDGQVLMAGGVVRTVDEDAVLERAQETARELFEA
- a CDS encoding methyltransferase domain-containing protein; the protein is MDRETVLKSSRSYYANRAFYYDLLAQRKNRDPATEKELEFLERVFKDQATRSVRRVLDVACGGGRHVVGLARRGYECVGQDLTPDRVAMARARAKRSGLSLPLSQGDATRLPYTSEFDAVLALYILFLLPSDDDVAKCLRQAHNSLRRGGLFVCNVFNPFSSGPRSLGRLIQRQRQVVKSRAPGIRMTEMSQFQDIDPMRGWGWLSESIEIEAPDGRHEFRDRERLRFFTYSDIIRMLEDAGFRDPACYPDWMIRPRRMPQAKWLVFTARK
- a CDS encoding endonuclease V, yielding MSIRFEEALAATVASIPHGKVATCGVVARTLGDVRAARAVAEWLAERPYLDPGGQVVRADGRPVLSRAGAPLPARSRESPPRPADRGAFVDRLDGPSLLSDLRNEQVRLAAQVRERDGPLSVRTLGGVDVAYMGQKGIAAAALLDATTLEVLETAVRTVDVDFPYIPSYLAFREFPAVREAVRGLSRTPDLLFVDGHGRLHPALFGFACFAGVSLDLPTIGVAKHPLAGTPRPTQSTEDGAIPIELQGEVRGYAWRPPRASRAFYVSVGHRLSLENALAWARASTRDHYPEPLRVADRLSKEAKGSRPGR